One Rhizoctonia solani chromosome 3, complete sequence genomic region harbors:
- a CDS encoding ABC transporter, translating to MFIRRSETALLAFAGLTAARASAPSYNNTAFSLFKQTGGHIKNTRSLSTPGFSPNPFTDLTLPPHRCPPCFNCLLPAFTCGQFGECSSFDGQCKCPPGYSGIDCLTPQCGSLADGKERHPRPNGEQCQCSEGWTGINCNVCETDAACANFPLRGGPDGEFLTRTVDHDADVPVANMTCYKGGVTVEENFQMCDVTNRKILDMLPDRPPQVTFSCNNEDSTCAFQFWIGQVESFYCALDQCENSLKVGYDSNTTTYHCDKIKCQCVTGRMLCGEEGSIDIGDFLTEEIKGPADFSCKTGQGCKFQEPAMNNLINDVFGDTHITLNCKGGECLHYTQVPGYVRPPPPDNTRFLALSGSAAGLILLIASSLFWYIGRTQKTKGLRAIQLPSDENAKLMADHVPASLYFSDVSYTLDGRQILSDIVGGAQPGQVLAIMGASGAGKSTLLDLLARKQKRGAVGGQILVNGNIVTDDVFRGLVGFVDQEDTLMGTLTVYETVLYSALLRLPREMSLAAKKYRTLETIHELGLDAIKDMRVGESGRRSISGGEKRRVSIACELVTSPSILFLDEPTSGLDAYNAFNVVESLVSLARDYKRTVIFTIHQPRSNIVSMFDQLILLAQGRVVYSGEYAKCQSYFEQIGHSCPPGFNIADYLSELLSLSTTQKPAGYRSSAQLSLSESSADEESGLVQGSSQGASEDSTELRTRPSTSSESAPASEHTETGNYIQRKSSQLFEAFSSSPRAETPVMLPPKLAALVQSYSDSDVAGGILAEIIRLRETGGAVLPESGGRNLYRDPALLAAHYLSSVGVALICALFYHGVTNDIPGFQNRLGLFFFALALFGFSCLSILGIFANERLLFMRERSNVPLRVVPPMVFGGLVYGLVGLVPELTTFWKFILTLVLFNLTTASVVMLISVVFSQTSVASLVGTLVMLFNLLFTGLLINRDSVPRALEWLYYVSFFHAGFEALAVNELKYLTLRQNKFGVQLDVPAATILSTFGLRAQSFWWPNISLLAIMFATFLTLSFLWLHFFVRENR from the exons ATGTTTATCCGTCGCTCTGAGACGGCTCTGCTCGCTTTCGCAGGTCTCACAGCGGCCCGTGCCAGCGCACCCAGCTATAACAACACCGCATTCTCGTTATTTAAACAAACTGGTGGTCACATAAAGAACACACGAAGTCTATCAACCCCCGGGTTTTCG CCTAATCCTTTCACAGACT TAACATTGCCTCCTCACCGCTGCCCTCCATGCTTCAATTGTTTGTTACCCGCCTTTACGTGTGGGCAG TTTGGTGAATGTAGCAGCTTCGACGGACAGTGCAAGTGTCCCCCAGGATACTCGGGAATAGATTGTCTGACACCCC AATGTGGGTCTTTGGCGGACGGCAAGGAGCGTCATCCGCGCCCCAACGGGGAGCAATGTCAATGCAGTGAAGGGTGGACCGGCATCAACTGTAACGTGTGTGAAACCGACGCAGCATGTGCCAACTTTCCGCTCCGAGGTGGCCCGGATGGCGAATTCCTAACCCGAACGGTCGACCACGATGCGGATGTGCCTGTAGCAAACATGACCTGCTACAAAGGTGGCGTTACCGTTGAAGAGAACTTTCAAATGTGCGACGTCACGA ACCGCAAGATCCTGGACATGCTCCCTGATCGACCCCCACAAGTGACGTTTTCGTGTAATAACGAGGACTCGACTTgtgcatttcaattttggaTCGGCCAAGTCGAATCATTTTACTGTGCTCTAGATCAATGTGAAAACAGCCTGAAAGTTGGGTATGATAGCAACACCACAACTTACCATTGCGACAAGATCAAGTGTCAATGTGTCACTGGTCGCATGTTGTGCGGAGAGGAGGGAAGCATAG ACATTGGGGATTTTCTTACCGAAGAAATCAAAGGACCGGCCGACTTCTCGTGCAAGACTGGACAAGGCTGCAAATTCCAAGAGCCAGCTATGAATAATCTGATCAATGATGTGTTTGGAGATACTCATATCACTCTTAATTGCAAGGGTGGCGAGTGTTTGCACTATACGCAAGTGCCTGGATACGTT cgcccacctcctccCGATAACACCAGATTCCTCGCTCTTAGTGGCTCCGCTGCTGGCTTGATCCTTCTTATCGCCTCATCCT TATTCTGGTATATTGGTCGTACacaaaagactaagggtctGCGAGCAATACAACTTCCTTCAGACGAAAACGCCAAGCTCATGGCAGATCATGTCCCGGCTTCGTTGTACTTCTCCGATGTGTCCTACACACTGGACGGCCGCCAGATTCTTTCCGATATTGTCGGTGGCGCCCAACCGGGACAAGTGCTGGCGATCATGGGCGCTTCGGGTGCAGGAAAGTCTACTCTCTTGGACTTGTTGGCTAGGAAGCAGAAACGTGGCGCAGTTGGCGGCCAAATACTAGTCAACGGAAATATCGTTACGGACGACGTATTCCGTGGCCTGGTTGGGTTTGTCGACCAAGAAGACACTCTAATGGGAACTTTGACTGTCTACGAGACAGTGTTATATTCCGCCCTGCTTCGGCTGCCTAGAGAGATGAGCTTGGCTGCAAAGAAGTATCGGACTCTTGAAACCATTCATGAGCTTGGCCTGGATGCTATCAAGGATATGCGGGTCGGAGAATCCG GTCGTCGATCAATTTCTGGTGGTGAGAAGCGCCGAGTGTCTATTGCGTGTGAATTGGTCACGAGCCCCTCAATTCTTTTCCTCGATGAGCCGACGAGTGGTTTGGATGCATATAATGCATTCAATGTTGTGGAGAGCTTGGTATCATTGGCGCGAGACTACAAACGCACGGTTATTTTTACAATCCATCAGCCCCGCAGCAACATTGTTTCTATGTTCGACCAGCTCATCCTACTGGCGCAAGGGCGCGTTGTCTACTCGGGCGAGTATGCCAAATGCCAGTCCTACTTTGAGCAAATTGGTCATTCATGCCCTCCTGGCTTCAATATTGCGGACTACTTGAGCGAGTTACTCTCTTTATCCACCACGCAG AAACCTGCAGGCTATCGTTCTTCTGCCCAACTATCTCTTTCCGAGAGCTCGGCGGACGAAGAAAGTGGTCTTGTTCAGGGATCTTCACAAGGTGCAAGCGAGGATTCGACGGAACTTCGGACACGGCCTAGCACATCTTCCGAGTCGGCGCCCGCCTCAGAACATACGGAAACTGGTAACTACATTCAGCGCAAATCTTCTCAACTCTTTGAGGCGTTTTCCTCTTCTCCGCGCGCGGAGACGCCCGTGATGCTTCCTCCTAAACTTGCTGCACTTGTTCAGTCATACTCGGACAGCGATGTTGCAGGTGGCATTCTGGCTGAAATCATCCGATTGCGTGAAACTGGCGGTGCAGTTCTCCCTGAGAGCGGTGGTCGT AATTTGTACCGAGACCCTGCGTTGCTGGCGGCCCATTACCTCTCTAGCGTTGGGGTTGCGT TAATCTGCGCATTGTTCTACCATGGTGTAACTAACGATATCCCTGGGTTCCAAAACCGACTTG GATTGTTCTTTTTCGCCCTTGCACTCTTTGGCTTCTCATGCTTGTCCATTTTGGGTATCTTTGCGAACGAGAGGCTGTTGTTTATGCGCGAACG CTCCAATG TACCCCTTCGAGTCGTCCCGCCCATGGTCTTTGGTGGCCTAGTCTATGGGCTTGTTGGCTTGGTGCCCGAGTTGACTACGTTCTGGAAGTTTATCTTGACGCTGGTCTTGTTCAATCTCACAACGGCCAGCGTGGTTATGCTCATCTCGGTCGTGTTTTCACAAACCAGTGTGGCAAGTCTAGTCGGCACACTTGTAATGCTATTCAA TCTTTTATTCACCGGGCTATTGATTAACCGAGACTCTGTGCCTCGGGCTCTAGAATGGCTCTATTACGTTTCCTTCTTCCACGCTGGCTTTGAGGCCCTTGCCGTGAACGAACTCAAGTACCTCACATTACGGCAGAACAAG TTTGGTGTTCAACTTGATGTTCCAGCCGCAACGATTCTATCAACGTTCGGTCTCCGAGCCCAG TCTTTCTGGTGGCCGAACATCTCACTTCTCGCCATCATGTTCGCTACGTTCCTTACACTTAGCTTCTTATGGCTCCATTTCTTCGTGCGCGAGAACCGGTGA